A region of Leishmania mexicana MHOM/GT/2001/U1103 complete genome, chromosome 8 DNA encodes the following proteins:
- a CDS encoding putative amastin-like protein, with amino-acid sequence MACRCSMILYALLQFLAFLFVLVATPIDMFRPKGTSRFASTQCLTLWGEKMECFNTVYTRSSDELWANCTDRRIVFRASEALAVISIFVYALAFILGFIMLFCCFCLRWVCLTLNIIGSVTLSVVWVLMVVVYYTDDVNGCQRLMKWFQFGLGFILLVSAWCLDVLGILDLLILC; translated from the coding sequence ATGGCGTGCAGGTGCAGCATGATTCTCTACGCCCTTCTCCAGTTCCTCGCGTTTCTCTTTGTGCTGGTGGCTACGCCGATCGACATGTTTCGCCCGAAGGGTACGAGCAGGTTTGCCAGTACACAGTGCCTGACTTTGTGGGGTGAAAAGATGGAATGCTTCAACACGGTGTACACGAGGAGCTCCGACGAGCTGTGGGCGAACTGCACTGACCGCCGCATCGTGTTCCGCGCCTCCGAGGCACTTGCGGTCATTTCCATTTTCGTGTACGCGTTGGCTTTCATCCTCGGCTTCATTATGCTGTTCTGCTGCTTTTGCCTCCGCTGGGTCTGCCTGACGCTCAACATCATTGGCAGCGTCACCCTGAGCGTCGTCTGGGTACTCATGGTTGTGGTCTACTATACGGATGACGTCAATGGGTGTCAGAGACTGATGAAATGGTTCCAATTTGGTTTGGGCTTCATTCTTCTCGTGTCGGCCTGGTGCCTTGATGTACTCGGGATCCTCGATCTGCTGATTCTCTGCTAG
- a CDS encoding putative amastin-like protein, which produces RYVYIKPELTSGDRVCVTLWGGKIDCRKAQITISLDEVWVNCPRARNNFRLAQVFAIISAIVYGFAFLFGFLLLYCCSGFRWVCLALNIVGAVTAGFVWALMVMTYKVHGPKYVELSRFFNFGTGFGLYVCAWVLDILDLIFLLLPWQLGESGDSEESKEHTEVMEEEESKPEEEDVESKVTEE; this is translated from the coding sequence CGATATGTTTACATCAAACCGGAACTGACCTCTGGCGACAGGGTGTGCGTCACGTTGTGGGGTGGAAAGATCGATTGCCGAAAGGCCCAGATTACAATCTCGTTGGACGAAGTGTGGGTGAATTGCCCGCGCGCCCGGAACAACTTCAGGCTTGCTCAGGTGTTCGCTATCATCTCTGCAATCGTGTACGGCTTTGCGTTCCTCTTCGGCTTCCTTTTGCTGTACTGCTGCTCTGGCTTCCGCtgggtctgcctggcgctgaacatcgtGGGCGCTGTCACCGCTGGCTTTGTCTGGGCGCTCATGGTGATGACCTACAAAGTGCACGGTCCAAAGTACGTGGAGCTGAGCAGATTCTTCAATTTCGGCACTGGCTTCGGTCTCTACGTGTGTGCCTGGGTGCTGGATATCCTCGACCTCAtcttcctgctgctcccgtgGCAACTCGGGGAATCCGGTGATAGTGAGGAGTCGAAGGAGCATACggaggtgatggaggaggaagagtcaaagccagaggaggaggacgtggagTCAAAGGTAACGGAGGagtag